One genomic region from Jilunia laotingensis encodes:
- a CDS encoding CPBP family intramembrane glutamic endopeptidase, translating to MSNCKYLSAGFNLLAFFFLSAILTGLLRGLLSDYLSLQLMGVRINYLCGFASTVFTIWFMMRFVNKRPFSVIGLSLRNHFHSFVSGIMWAVAIYSGGFAFLAVSNQVNINAIRFDGRSLLLSFIFYLVVAVKEEITYRGYCINVLTTSMNKYAAVVISSAIFVFFHRNNAGISYLSYFNLFLVGILFSVNYVHTRNLSFSIALHWFWNWIQGPVLGFGVSGSHDMRSLFRLAYPNGDNLLNGGTFGFEASVVCTVLCLVGSAALITQASCPSILRKAYHKVRKRHFR from the coding sequence ATGAGTAATTGCAAATACCTGTCCGCAGGTTTTAACTTGCTTGCTTTTTTCTTCCTTTCGGCCATCTTGACCGGATTGCTTCGTGGCCTATTAAGTGATTATCTCTCCTTGCAGCTTATGGGAGTGCGAATAAACTATTTGTGCGGCTTTGCCTCTACTGTTTTCACGATATGGTTTATGATGCGTTTCGTCAACAAACGCCCGTTTTCGGTGATCGGTCTATCGCTACGCAATCATTTTCATTCTTTCGTGTCCGGCATAATGTGGGCCGTAGCAATCTATTCGGGCGGCTTCGCTTTCCTGGCCGTTTCCAATCAAGTCAACATCAATGCCATCCGGTTTGACGGCCGGTCTTTGTTGCTAAGTTTTATCTTCTATCTCGTTGTGGCCGTCAAGGAAGAGATCACCTATAGAGGCTATTGCATTAACGTGCTGACAACATCCATGAACAAGTATGCGGCTGTGGTCATAAGCAGTGCCATATTCGTCTTCTTCCACCGGAACAATGCCGGCATAAGTTACCTGTCGTACTTCAATCTGTTCCTTGTAGGGATTCTTTTCAGTGTGAATTATGTCCATACGCGCAACCTTTCGTTCTCCATAGCTCTCCATTGGTTCTGGAACTGGATTCAAGGACCGGTTCTAGGCTTCGGAGTGAGCGGGAGCCATGACATGCGTTCGCTTTTCCGTCTGGCATATCCCAATGGGGATAACCTCTTGAACGGTGGGACCTTCGGCTTTGAAGCATCGGTCGTCTGCACCGTCTTATGCCTTGTGGGGAGTGCGGCGCTCATCACGCAAGCCTCCTGTCCATCCATATTGCGGAAAGCTTATCATAAGGTTCGTAAACGCCATTTTCGATAA